A stretch of Episyrphus balteatus chromosome 2, idEpiBalt1.1, whole genome shotgun sequence DNA encodes these proteins:
- the LOC129911603 gene encoding JNK-interacting protein 1 isoform X2 has translation MADSEFEEFRRPFEQIPTTNYTKNNTQSFYSLIPNDDLEDSPSSKSDSSDMEDGCDPSIRPMEKLTKTPRNPCQVVEDDEMGDGLKMISKNDNLDASFTTVPELNGFLPPVGTQRRRRKLPEIPKNKKWQMSQMSLADEMQSENRSGGGQTTLMSQQFGGSANQRTFLSLKCGYLLDEDSSPDSERLQSLGDVDSGHSTAHSPNDFKSMSPQMPSPVSQSPFPTPFGGVPFGQLEMLEATHRGLHKFIPRHHDEIEVEIGDAIYVQKEADDLWCEGVNIRTGRQGIFPSAYAVDLDYNDFDPTAQQVKKERYLLGYLGSVETLAHKGTGVVCQAVRKIVGEYGNSPTGQVCILEVSDQGLRMVDRSGPKTKKDKKPCIDYFYSLKNVSFCAFHPRDHRFIGFITKHPTVQRFACHVFKGSESTRPVAEAVGRAFQRFYQKFIETAYPIEDIYIE, from the exons ATGGCCGACAGTGAATTCGAAGAATTTCGCAGGCCCTTCGAGCAGATACCTACCACAAACTACACCAAAAACAATACACAATCCTTTTATTC CCTCATTCCAAATGACGACTTGGAAGACTCCCCCTCCTCGAAGAGTGACTCCTCTGACATGGAAGACGGATGTGATCCTTCAATACGGCCGATGGAAAAGCTGACAAAAACACCACGAAACCCATGTCAAGTTGTTGAGGATGACGAAATGGGAGATGGCTTGAAGATGATATCGAAAAATGACAATCTGGATGCATCCTTTACGACAGTTCCGGAGTTAAATGGATTCTTACCCCCGGTTGGCACTCAGAGGAGAAGACGAAAACTTCCCGAAATTCCgaagaacaaaaaat GGCAAATGTCGCAAATGTCATTAGCTGACGAAATGCAGTCAGAAAATCGTTCTGGAGGAGGTCAGACAACTTTGATGTCACAACAATTTGGGGGCTCAGCAAATCAGAGGACTTTTCTCTCACTCAAATGTGGATATCTACTGGACGAAGACTCTAGCCCAGATTCAGAACGATTGCAGAGCTTGGGAGACGTGGATAGTGGTCATAGTACAGCTCATTCTCCGAATGATTTCAAAAGTATGTCCCCACAAATGCCTTCGCCAGTATCCCAGTCTCCCTTTCCTACCCCATTCGGGGGAGTACCTTTCGGGCAGTTGGAAATGCTCGAGGCTACCCATCGAGGTCTACACAAGTTCATACCTCGACATCATGACGAAATTGAGGTGGAAATTGGTGATGCAATTTACGTGCAGAAGGAGGCAGATGATCTTTGGTGTGAGGGGGTGAATATTCGCACTGGGCGCCAGGGAATATTCCCTTCAGCTTATGCTGTCGATTTGGATTACAACGATTTCGATCCGACAGCACAGCAGGTGAAGAAGGAACGCTATTTGCTTGGATATTTGGGTTCAGTTGAGACTTTAGCTCACAAAGGGACAGGTGTTGTTTGCCAAGCTGTTCGCAAGATTGTTGGGGAGTATGGCAATTCGCCAACTGGTCAGGTATGCATTTTGGAAGTCTCAGATCAAGGATTGCGTATGGTTGATCGTTCTGGGCCAAAG ACCAAAAAGGACAAGAAACCATGCATAGATTATTTCTATTccttaaaaaatgtttcgttcTGCGCCTTCCACCCTCGCGACCACCGCTTCATTGGATTCATTACAAAACATCCAACAGTGCAACGATTTGCATGCCACGTTTTTAAAGGCTCTGAGTCAACAAGGCCAGTAGCTGAAGCAGTTGG GAGGGCATTTCAACGCTTCTATCAAAAGTTCATTGAGACAGCATATCCAATCGAAGATATTTACATTGAATAA
- the LOC129911603 gene encoding JNK-interacting protein 1 isoform X1 yields MADSEFEEFRRPFEQIPTTNYTKNNTQSFYSLIPNDDLEDSPSSKSDSSDMEDGCDPSIRPMEKLTKTPRNPCQVVEDDEMGDGLKMISKNDNLDASFTTVPELNGFLPPVGTQRRRRKLPEIPKNKKSSILHLLGQMSQMSLADEMQSENRSGGGQTTLMSQQFGGSANQRTFLSLKCGYLLDEDSSPDSERLQSLGDVDSGHSTAHSPNDFKSMSPQMPSPVSQSPFPTPFGGVPFGQLEMLEATHRGLHKFIPRHHDEIEVEIGDAIYVQKEADDLWCEGVNIRTGRQGIFPSAYAVDLDYNDFDPTAQQVKKERYLLGYLGSVETLAHKGTGVVCQAVRKIVGEYGNSPTGQVCILEVSDQGLRMVDRSGPKTKKDKKPCIDYFYSLKNVSFCAFHPRDHRFIGFITKHPTVQRFACHVFKGSESTRPVAEAVGRAFQRFYQKFIETAYPIEDIYIE; encoded by the exons ATGGCCGACAGTGAATTCGAAGAATTTCGCAGGCCCTTCGAGCAGATACCTACCACAAACTACACCAAAAACAATACACAATCCTTTTATTC CCTCATTCCAAATGACGACTTGGAAGACTCCCCCTCCTCGAAGAGTGACTCCTCTGACATGGAAGACGGATGTGATCCTTCAATACGGCCGATGGAAAAGCTGACAAAAACACCACGAAACCCATGTCAAGTTGTTGAGGATGACGAAATGGGAGATGGCTTGAAGATGATATCGAAAAATGACAATCTGGATGCATCCTTTACGACAGTTCCGGAGTTAAATGGATTCTTACCCCCGGTTGGCACTCAGAGGAGAAGACGAAAACTTCCCGAAATTCCgaagaacaaaaaat CTTCCATTCTGCATCTTCTAGGGCAAATGTCGCAAATGTCATTAGCTGACGAAATGCAGTCAGAAAATCGTTCTGGAGGAGGTCAGACAACTTTGATGTCACAACAATTTGGGGGCTCAGCAAATCAGAGGACTTTTCTCTCACTCAAATGTGGATATCTACTGGACGAAGACTCTAGCCCAGATTCAGAACGATTGCAGAGCTTGGGAGACGTGGATAGTGGTCATAGTACAGCTCATTCTCCGAATGATTTCAAAAGTATGTCCCCACAAATGCCTTCGCCAGTATCCCAGTCTCCCTTTCCTACCCCATTCGGGGGAGTACCTTTCGGGCAGTTGGAAATGCTCGAGGCTACCCATCGAGGTCTACACAAGTTCATACCTCGACATCATGACGAAATTGAGGTGGAAATTGGTGATGCAATTTACGTGCAGAAGGAGGCAGATGATCTTTGGTGTGAGGGGGTGAATATTCGCACTGGGCGCCAGGGAATATTCCCTTCAGCTTATGCTGTCGATTTGGATTACAACGATTTCGATCCGACAGCACAGCAGGTGAAGAAGGAACGCTATTTGCTTGGATATTTGGGTTCAGTTGAGACTTTAGCTCACAAAGGGACAGGTGTTGTTTGCCAAGCTGTTCGCAAGATTGTTGGGGAGTATGGCAATTCGCCAACTGGTCAGGTATGCATTTTGGAAGTCTCAGATCAAGGATTGCGTATGGTTGATCGTTCTGGGCCAAAG ACCAAAAAGGACAAGAAACCATGCATAGATTATTTCTATTccttaaaaaatgtttcgttcTGCGCCTTCCACCCTCGCGACCACCGCTTCATTGGATTCATTACAAAACATCCAACAGTGCAACGATTTGCATGCCACGTTTTTAAAGGCTCTGAGTCAACAAGGCCAGTAGCTGAAGCAGTTGG GAGGGCATTTCAACGCTTCTATCAAAAGTTCATTGAGACAGCATATCCAATCGAAGATATTTACATTGAATAA
- the LOC129910261 gene encoding tryptophan 5-hydroxylase 1 — translation MSGSGKGLLGLWLYRSGEQEWSVKHGSPLHKKPIDNEVKETRVDEGLKNHSPGDRISIIFTLKNQVGNLARALQVFQELGINVLHLELSPLENATNQADVLVDVECDRKKLDQVLVMLNREVQSVNYTSATDDNNQVIGGRGTLSACSSFDFGDMVWFPRKISDLDKAQNVLMYGSELDADHPGFKDPVYRKRREQFSAIANSYKHGNTIPRVQYTPEEIKTWGTVFNELRRLYVQHAVPEYLENWPDLVKFCGYREDNLPQLQDVSTYLKHKTGFQLRPVAGYLSPRDFLSGLAFRVFHCTQYIRHSSDPFYTPEPDCCHELLGHMPLLANPSFAQFSQEIGLASLGASDADIEKLATLYFFTVEFGLCLQPDKSFKVYGAGLLSSIAELTHAIQATEKIKKFDPEITCKEECIITSYQNAYYYTDSFEEAKEKMREFADSIQRPFGVRYNAYTQSVEVLSNAQKITAVVTELKGDLSIVFSALKKISAQDDNLDLEAVTNMLHTSLNVCGDRSPMNSISPDNSDNSQNSIEDHFKK, via the exons ATGAGTGGATCAGGGAAAGGACTTTTAGGCTTGTGGTTATATCGTAGTGGTGAACAGGAGTGGTCAGTTAAACATGGAAGTCCATTACATAAAAAACCCATTGACAAT GAAGTCAAGGAAACTAGAGTTGATGAAGGATTAAAAAATCATTCACCCGGAGACAGGATATCTATAATTTTCACTCTCAAAAATCAAGTTGGCAATTTAGCAAGAGCCTTACAAGTTTTTCAAGAGCTTGGGATAAATGTCCTGCATTTGGAGTTGTCGCCACTTGAGAATGCCACAAACCAAGCTGATGTCCTGGTGGATGTTGAGTGTGATCGAAAGAAATTGGATCAAGTTTTAGTGATGTTAAATCGGGAAGTTCAATCGGTTAATTATACCTCAGCTACGGATGATAATAATCAAGTTATTGGAGGGAGAGGAACGCTTTCGGCTTGTTCaagttttg atTTCGGTGATATGGTATGGTTTCCGAGGAAAATTTCGGATTTGGATAAAGCACAAAATGTATTGATGTATGGCTCGGAATTAGATGCTGATCATCCAGGATTTAAGGATCCAGTTTATAGAAAGAGGAGAGAACAATTTAGTGCAATTGCTAATTCGTATAAGCA TGGAAACACAATACCGAGGGTTCAGTATACACCTGAAGAAATCAAAACTTG GGGTACAGTATTCAATGAGCTGCGACGTTTATATGTCCAACATGCTGTCCCTGAGTATCTTGAAAATTGGCCAGATTTGGTAAAATTTTGTGGCTACCGTGAGGATAATTTGCCTCAACTTCAAGATGTCAGTACATATTTGAAACATAAAACTGGATTTCAATTGCGACCTGTTGCTGGATACCTCTCACCAAGGGATTTTCTTTCTGGACTAGCATTTCGTGTTTTTCATTGTACCCAATACATTCGACATTCATCAGATCCGTTTTATACTCCAGAACc ggATTGCTGTCATGAACTTTTGGGACATATGCCATTGTTGGCAAATCCAAGTTTTGCTCAATTTTCTCAAGAAATTGGTCTGGCTTCATTGGGTGCTTCAGATGCTGATATTGAAAAACTTGCTACT CTTTACTTTTTTACCGTCGAATTTGGTCTCTGTCTTCAACCAGATAAATCATTTAAAGTTTACGGTGCTGGATTGTTAAGTTCTATTGCAGAACTTACACATGCTATTCAGGcaactgagaaaataaaaaagtttgatcCTGAAATAACTTGCAAGGAGGAGTGCATCATCACTTCATATCAAAATGCTTACTACTATACTGATTCGTTTGAAGAAGCTAAGGAAAAAATGAG agaatttgcTGATAGTATTCAACGACCATTTGGAGTAAGATACAATGCTTACACTCAAAGTGTTGAAGTTCTTTCGAATGCACAAAAAATCACTGCAGTTGTAACCGAATTGAAGGGGGATCTTAGCATTGTTTTCTCAGCTTTGAAGAAGATATCTGCTCAAGATGATAATTTGGACTTGGAAGCAGTAACAAATATGTTACACACAAGTCTTAAT gTTTGTGGTGATAGAAGTCCAATGAATTCTATAAGTCCTGATAATTCTGACAATTCCCAAAACTCCATTGAAGACCATTTTAAAAAGTAA